In the genome of Polaribacter sp. MED152, one region contains:
- a CDS encoding DUF4331 family protein, giving the protein MKKTKILVGAIFVAIIGLMTVAADHIDAPAAAGTSADITDFYAFQGEDTDNLVFVANVQGLLSPSATGSASFDENVMVEFNIDIDNDNIENLVIQAIPKDGKMYFFGPYPPQTTGLNSTINEMATKSSVDITAYGSSAVVSNENGMKFFAGPRDDPFFMDFARYGEIIGGNAPGFNNPGADTFAGTNVLSIVVEVPKSQIGRTGTINTWVEAKSRQ; this is encoded by the coding sequence ATGAAAAAAACAAAAATTTTAGTAGGAGCCATTTTCGTAGCGATTATAGGTTTAATGACAGTTGCAGCAGATCATATTGATGCACCAGCAGCTGCAGGTACAAGTGCAGACATTACAGATTTCTATGCTTTTCAAGGAGAAGACACAGATAATTTAGTGTTTGTTGCTAATGTTCAAGGATTATTAAGTCCTTCAGCAACAGGTTCAGCATCTTTTGATGAAAATGTAATGGTAGAATTCAATATTGATATTGATAATGACAATATCGAGAATTTGGTAATTCAGGCAATACCAAAAGATGGTAAGATGTATTTCTTTGGGCCTTATCCTCCTCAAACAACAGGATTAAATAGTACTATCAATGAAATGGCTACAAAATCATCAGTAGATATTACTGCCTATGGTTCTAGTGCTGTAGTAAGTAATGAAAATGGTATGAAGTTTTTTGCAGGGCCAAGAGATGATCCTTTCTTTATGGACTTTGCTAGATATGGAGAAATTATTGGTGGTAATGCACCAGGTTTTAACAATCCAGGAGCAGATACGTTTGCAGGTACTAATGTATTATCTATTGTAGTAGAAGTGCCAAAAAGTCAAATAGGTAGAACAGGTACAATTAATACTTGGGTAGAAGCAAAATCAAGACAATAA
- a CDS encoding DUF4331 family protein, whose protein sequence is MKINIQKYIAILALSLIVISCDNDSDDLTIDSDFAGTFVQKDQMGRPAVNTVFVSSSSKDAFNTTIPSQQGAMFQSMFEANLTGLSPAFSNPGDTNALGLTASAFTGLLATDVLNVSLDGKTTFFDGTNVLTGRALADDVITVELLLIFGGEDFTENPTLSDDNVDANDKDFSTSFPYLASPW, encoded by the coding sequence ATGAAAATAAATATTCAAAAATATATAGCAATTTTAGCACTATCACTTATCGTAATTAGTTGTGATAATGATTCAGATGACTTAACCATAGATAGCGATTTCGCAGGAACTTTTGTTCAAAAAGATCAAATGGGTAGACCAGCAGTAAACACTGTATTTGTATCATCATCTAGTAAAGATGCATTTAATACTACAATTCCTTCTCAGCAAGGAGCAATGTTTCAATCTATGTTTGAAGCGAACTTAACTGGTTTAAGTCCTGCTTTTTCAAACCCTGGAGACACAAATGCATTAGGTTTAACAGCATCAGCATTTACAGGTTTATTAGCAACAGATGTATTAAACGTTTCTTTAGATGGTAAAACTACCTTTTTTGACGGTACAAATGTTTTAACTGGTAGAGCTTTAGCAGATGATGTAATTACAGTAGAATTATTGTTGATTTTTGGTGGAGAAGACTTTACTGAAAACCCAACACTTTCTGATGACAATGTTGATGCGAATGATAAAGACTTTTCAACGTCTTTTCCTTACCTAGCTTCACCTTGGTAA
- a CDS encoding lipopolysaccharide assembly protein LapB: MKYFQLILLFVTISTTISCNTSKTKQITNSQDYQAYLNIEENISLNLVQKDLEFWTDKINSTPNQYPYYSKMASANSQIFKLTADINQLKKAEEHLTIANAKTNFNNAGYLRALARNYISQHRFKQALDLLIKAEQNGEHLNRTQFMLVDVYLELGEMDKVESYLSKLKNFNDFDYLIRLSKYNDHLGNLDNAILYLENALEIAENSNNQNLIQWNYTNLADYYGHAGRIEDSYNAYLKALAINPNNSYAKKGIAWIVYSYERNPEEALNILDAISKENTSPDYFLLKSEIAGFMGNIVEKEKLEQHYLSSVANEKYGAMYAKYNVLLFADKADKKLEAINVAKQEVMERPTAQSYDLLAWSYYKNGNVEKALEISNEYVIGKTFEPEALLHTAYILKANGNKTEAKKIKEELLGAIYELGPASESEIKNI; the protein is encoded by the coding sequence ATGAAATATTTCCAACTTATTTTATTATTTGTAACTATTTCTACAACAATTAGTTGCAATACAAGTAAAACCAAACAAATAACAAACTCACAAGATTATCAAGCGTATTTAAATATTGAAGAAAATATATCGTTAAACTTGGTACAAAAAGATTTAGAATTTTGGACTGATAAAATTAACAGTACTCCAAATCAATATCCATATTATTCTAAAATGGCATCTGCCAATTCTCAAATCTTTAAATTAACAGCAGACATAAATCAACTAAAAAAAGCAGAAGAGCATTTAACTATTGCTAACGCTAAAACAAACTTTAATAATGCTGGTTACTTAAGAGCATTAGCAAGAAATTATATTTCTCAACATCGTTTTAAACAAGCTTTAGATTTATTAATAAAAGCAGAACAAAATGGTGAACATCTAAATAGAACTCAATTCATGTTGGTTGATGTTTATTTAGAATTAGGAGAAATGGATAAGGTAGAAAGCTACTTATCAAAATTAAAAAACTTTAATGATTTCGATTATTTAATCAGACTTTCTAAATACAACGATCATTTAGGAAATTTAGACAACGCAATTTTATATTTAGAAAATGCTTTAGAAATTGCAGAGAATTCTAATAATCAAAATCTTATTCAATGGAATTATACAAATTTAGCAGATTATTATGGTCATGCAGGTAGAATAGAAGATTCTTACAATGCTTATTTAAAAGCCTTGGCTATAAACCCAAATAATAGCTATGCAAAAAAAGGTATTGCTTGGATTGTATATTCTTATGAAAGAAATCCAGAAGAGGCTTTAAATATTTTAGATGCAATATCTAAGGAGAATACCTCTCCAGATTACTTCTTGTTAAAATCAGAAATTGCAGGTTTTATGGGAAATATTGTCGAAAAAGAAAAACTTGAGCAACACTATTTAAGTTCGGTTGCGAACGAGAAATATGGTGCCATGTATGCAAAATATAACGTTTTATTATTTGCAGACAAAGCCGATAAAAAACTAGAAGCAATTAATGTAGCTAAACAAGAAGTTATGGAGAGACCTACAGCACAATCTTACGATTTATTAGCTTGGTCTTATTACAAAAATGGAAATGTTGAAAAGGCTTTAGAAATCAGTAATGAATATGTTATTGGTAAAACCTTTGAACCAGAAGCATTATTACATACCGCTTATATTTTAAAGGCAAATGGTAATAAAACAGAGGCAAAAAAAATCAAAGAAGAATTATTAGGTGCTATTTATGAATTAGGGCCTGCTTCTGAAAGTGAAATAAAAAATATATAA
- a CDS encoding TonB-dependent receptor plug domain-containing protein: MKQLTVIFVVFAFSLQSVAQSLKGKIVDQFNEPLENVYVVNDATNTHTHSSENGNFTIEKTRVNDVIQISILGFEKKNIIVTQDNLKNGILIKLETRVFQLEELVLRKEINALQTITKIDLQVNPVNNSQEILRKVPGLFIGQHAGGGKAEQIFLRGFDIDHGTDITLSVDGMPINMVSHAHGQGYSDLHFVIPETIKNIDFGKGPYYANQGDFNTAGYVNFATKTGIKDNMISVGYGDFNSFRTVAMFNLLENSKKDDAYVAMEYIETDGPFESPQNFNRLNLFAKYNTFLSDGDRVTLTASHFTSQWDASGQIPEREVANGNITRFGAIDDTEGGFTSRSNINIQLQKTLANNSILEANAFYSNYNFELYSNFTFFLENPIDGDQIKQFEDRNIFGMNAKIITEKNYGDIEAKFTKGGGLRFDNITDNELSSTKNRQEILNRIQFGDVQQTNAYAFINSEFEIGKFKISPALRFDYFKFLYNDNLSTTYETLSKTKAIVNPKLNFLYTQNNNLQWFLKSGIGFHSNDARVVLQDNADKVLPRAYGADFGNIWKPTKNIVLNTAVWYLFSEEEFVYVGDAGIVEPSGKSERYGLDLGIRYQITDNIYFDSDATITKARSLEASAGQDYIPLAPNFTLAGGLAFNNLGNFSGGLRYRYLADRAANEDNSIVAEGYFVSDLNINYNLKNITFGLAVENLFDVAWNETQFATESRLQNEANSVEEIHFTPGTPIFAKATITYRF, encoded by the coding sequence ATGAAACAGTTAACAGTAATTTTTGTTGTGTTTGCCTTTAGTTTACAATCGGTTGCACAAAGTTTAAAAGGTAAAATTGTAGATCAATTTAATGAGCCTTTAGAAAATGTATATGTAGTAAATGATGCTACAAATACGCATACACACAGCAGTGAAAATGGTAATTTTACCATAGAAAAAACAAGAGTAAATGATGTAATTCAAATAAGCATTCTTGGGTTTGAAAAGAAAAATATAATAGTTACACAAGACAACCTAAAGAATGGAATTTTAATAAAATTAGAAACAAGAGTTTTTCAATTAGAAGAATTGGTTTTACGTAAAGAAATTAACGCTTTACAAACAATAACAAAAATAGATTTACAAGTAAACCCAGTTAATAATTCACAAGAAATTCTAAGAAAAGTTCCTGGTTTGTTTATTGGACAACATGCAGGAGGAGGAAAAGCTGAACAAATTTTCTTAAGAGGTTTTGATATTGATCATGGTACAGACATTACATTATCTGTAGATGGTATGCCAATTAATATGGTGTCTCATGCACATGGTCAAGGATATTCAGATTTACATTTTGTTATTCCTGAAACTATTAAAAATATCGACTTTGGTAAAGGACCCTATTATGCGAATCAAGGAGATTTTAATACTGCAGGTTATGTAAATTTTGCCACTAAAACAGGAATAAAAGATAATATGATATCTGTTGGTTATGGAGATTTTAACTCTTTTAGAACAGTTGCTATGTTTAATCTTTTAGAAAACTCTAAAAAAGATGATGCTTATGTTGCTATGGAATATATAGAAACAGATGGTCCATTTGAGTCTCCACAAAACTTTAACAGGCTAAACCTGTTTGCAAAGTATAATACTTTTTTAAGTGATGGAGATAGAGTAACACTAACTGCTTCTCATTTTACAAGTCAGTGGGATGCTTCTGGTCAAATACCAGAAAGAGAAGTTGCCAACGGAAATATTACAAGGTTTGGAGCAATAGATGATACAGAAGGAGGATTTACATCTAGATCTAACATCAATATTCAATTGCAAAAAACGTTAGCTAATAATTCAATTTTAGAAGCAAATGCATTTTACTCAAACTACAATTTTGAGTTGTATTCTAACTTTACTTTCTTTTTAGAAAATCCTATAGATGGAGATCAAATAAAACAATTTGAAGATAGAAATATATTTGGAATGAATGCCAAAATTATTACTGAGAAAAACTATGGTGATATAGAAGCTAAATTTACAAAAGGAGGAGGGTTACGTTTTGATAATATTACTGATAATGAATTATCTAGTACAAAGAATAGACAAGAAATATTAAATAGAATTCAGTTTGGAGATGTGCAGCAAACTAATGCTTACGCTTTTATAAATTCTGAATTTGAAATTGGTAAATTTAAAATATCACCAGCTTTAAGGTTTGATTATTTTAAGTTTTTATACAATGACAATTTAAGTACAACTTATGAAACTCTTAGTAAAACTAAGGCAATTGTTAATCCTAAATTAAATTTTTTATACACGCAGAATAACAATTTACAATGGTTTTTAAAATCAGGTATAGGGTTTCATTCAAATGATGCAAGAGTTGTATTGCAAGATAATGCAGACAAAGTTTTACCTAGAGCTTATGGTGCAGATTTTGGAAACATTTGGAAACCAACAAAAAATATTGTGTTAAACACAGCAGTTTGGTATTTGTTTTCAGAAGAAGAATTTGTTTATGTAGGTGATGCTGGTATTGTAGAACCTTCTGGAAAATCAGAACGTTATGGTTTAGATTTAGGAATTAGATATCAAATTACAGATAATATTTATTTTGATTCTGATGCTACTATTACAAAAGCAAGAAGTTTAGAAGCTAGTGCAGGCCAAGACTATATTCCTTTAGCTCCTAATTTTACGTTGGCAGGTGGTTTAGCATTTAATAATTTAGGAAATTTCTCTGGAGGATTAAGATATAGATATTTAGCAGATAGAGCTGCAAACGAAGATAATAGCATTGTTGCAGAGGGTTATTTTGTGAGCGATTTAAATATTAACTATAATCTTAAAAACATCACATTTGGATTAGCTGTAGAGAATTTATTCGATGTAGCATGGAATGAAACTCAGTTTGCCACAGAAAGCAGATTGCAAAACGAAGCAAATTCTGTAGAAGAAATACATTTTACACCTGGTACACCAATTTTTGCGAAAGCAACAATAACGTATCGATTTTAA
- a CDS encoding acetolactate decarboxylase — translation MNRIKTCLVLISLIIISGCKPSVKTKNEFYIVGQMKDVMWKGKLGPSIQLDTIKNTQGLYGLGPVSYLSGELLINDGQTYVSRVTSDSTMSVEKNNTISAPFFVYSNVKDWKIVDLPLEIQSIVQLQNFITDNSKDLKKPFTFKLKGKVSKATIHIQNLPKGSKVSSPKEAHQGQVNYKIFDEDCTIVGFYSENHQGIFTHHDSYLHMHLITDDEQKMGHLDDVKFEKIQLYLPKN, via the coding sequence ATGAATCGTATTAAAACTTGTCTTGTCTTAATTTCACTTATAATTATATCTGGCTGTAAACCTTCTGTAAAAACGAAAAATGAATTTTACATTGTTGGTCAAATGAAAGATGTCATGTGGAAAGGTAAGTTAGGCCCTTCTATTCAACTAGATACAATTAAAAATACGCAAGGTCTATATGGTTTAGGTCCAGTAAGTTATTTATCTGGAGAGCTTTTAATAAATGATGGCCAAACTTATGTTTCTAGAGTAACATCAGACTCTACAATGAGTGTTGAAAAGAACAACACCATTTCTGCTCCCTTTTTTGTTTATTCAAACGTAAAGGATTGGAAAATAGTTGATTTACCTTTAGAAATACAATCAATTGTTCAACTACAAAATTTTATAACTGATAATTCCAAAGATCTTAAAAAACCATTTACCTTTAAGTTAAAAGGTAAAGTTAGCAAAGCAACAATTCATATTCAAAATTTACCAAAAGGTAGCAAGGTTAGCTCTCCTAAAGAGGCACATCAAGGGCAAGTTAATTATAAAATTTTTGATGAAGATTGCACAATTGTAGGTTTTTATTCAGAAAATCACCAAGGAATTTTTACGCATCATGATTCGTATCTTCACATGCATTTAATTACAGATGATGAGCAAAAAATGGGTCATTTAGATGATGTGAAGTTCGAGAAAATTCAACTCTATTTGCCTAAAAACTAA